A window of the Bacteroides thetaiotaomicron VPI-5482 genome harbors these coding sequences:
- a CDS encoding ATPase, with protein MILIADSGSTKTDWCVVLNGAVIKRLGTKGINPFFQSEEEIQQKLTASLLPQLPEGKFNAVYFYGAGCTPEKAPVLRRAIADSLPVIGNIKANSDMLAAAHGLCGQKAGIACILGTGSNSCFYNGKEIVSNISPLGFILGDEGSGAVLGKLLVGDILKNQLPATLKEEFLKQFDLTPPEIIDRVYRQPFPNRFLASLSPFIAQHLEEPAIRQLVMNSFIAFFRRNVMQYDYKQYPVHFIGSIAYCYKEILQDAARQTGIQIGKILQSPMEGLIQYHSQLSFHP; from the coding sequence ATGATACTCATTGCAGACAGTGGTTCTACCAAAACAGACTGGTGTGTCGTACTGAACGGCGCAGTTATCAAGCGACTTGGAACGAAAGGGATCAACCCTTTCTTCCAGTCGGAAGAAGAAATCCAACAGAAGCTGACAGCTTCCCTTCTGCCTCAACTGCCGGAAGGGAAATTCAATGCAGTTTACTTCTACGGAGCAGGTTGTACACCCGAGAAAGCTCCCGTCCTCCGACGGGCTATTGCAGACAGTCTGCCCGTTATCGGGAATATTAAAGCTAATTCGGATATGCTGGCTGCCGCCCACGGGCTATGTGGCCAGAAGGCTGGTATCGCCTGTATTTTGGGGACGGGGTCCAATTCTTGTTTTTACAATGGAAAAGAGATCGTCAGTAACATCTCTCCTCTCGGATTTATTTTGGGAGATGAAGGTAGCGGTGCCGTACTTGGAAAACTGCTGGTAGGAGATATTCTGAAAAATCAACTTCCTGCCACCTTGAAAGAAGAGTTTCTGAAGCAGTTCGATCTGACGCCTCCCGAAATCATCGACCGGGTTTATCGCCAGCCCTTTCCCAATCGTTTTTTGGCCAGTCTCTCTCCTTTTATCGCACAGCATTTGGAAGAACCGGCTATCCGCCAATTAGTTATGAACAGCTTTATAGCTTTCTTTCGCAGGAATGTGATGCAGTATGATTACAAGCAATATCCGGTACACTTCATCGGATCGATAGCCTACTGTTACAAAGAGATTCTACAGGATGCTGCCCGACAAACAGGTATTCAGATAGGTAAGATTCTCCAAAGTCCGATGGAAGGATTGATTCAATATCATAGCCAATTATCATTCCATCCTTAA
- a CDS encoding acyltransferase family protein yields MNVTTSNKRLLALDVMRGITIAGMILVNTPGSWQHAYAPLKHAEWIGLTPTDLVFPFFMFIMGISTYISLRKYNFTFSVPAGLKILKRTVIIFLIGIGISWLSILCFQHDPFPIDQIRILGVMQRLALGYGVTAIVALLMKHKYIPYLIAVLLISYFAILALGNGYVYDETNILSIVDRAVLGQAHIYGGQILDPEGLLSTISAIAHVLIGFCAGKLLMEVKDIHEKLERLFLIGTILTFAGFLLSYGSPICKKVWSPSFVLVTCGLGSSFLALLVWIIDIKGYKNWSRFFESFGVNPLFIYVLADILAITLAVIPMTYQGEATSLHGYIYSALLQPVFGDKGGSLVFALLFVLLNWAIGYILYKKKIYIKI; encoded by the coding sequence ATGAATGTAACAACAAGTAACAAACGCCTATTGGCACTCGATGTGATGCGGGGCATCACCATCGCGGGTATGATCTTAGTAAATACGCCCGGTTCCTGGCAACATGCGTATGCTCCCCTCAAACATGCCGAGTGGATTGGATTAACTCCTACCGATCTGGTATTCCCATTCTTTATGTTCATTATGGGAATCTCCACGTACATCTCTTTGAGAAAGTACAATTTCACCTTCAGTGTTCCCGCGGGTTTAAAAATTCTCAAACGGACCGTGATCATTTTCCTGATTGGAATTGGCATCAGCTGGCTTTCCATTCTCTGCTTCCAGCACGATCCCTTCCCTATCGACCAGATTCGCATTCTCGGAGTCATGCAACGGCTTGCTTTGGGATATGGAGTTACTGCCATAGTCGCTTTACTCATGAAGCATAAATATATACCTTATTTAATTGCTGTACTTCTCATTAGTTATTTTGCAATCCTTGCCCTCGGCAATGGATATGTCTACGACGAAACAAATATTCTTTCCATCGTCGACCGTGCAGTATTAGGACAAGCTCATATCTATGGCGGTCAGATACTTGATCCGGAAGGACTGCTTAGTACTATTTCAGCCATCGCCCACGTCTTAATCGGCTTCTGTGCCGGAAAGCTATTGATGGAAGTAAAAGATATTCATGAGAAGCTGGAACGTTTGTTCCTGATAGGTACTATCCTTACTTTCGCAGGTTTCTTACTGAGTTATGGTTCCCCTATCTGCAAGAAAGTATGGTCTCCTTCCTTCGTACTCGTAACCTGCGGTCTGGGTTCCAGTTTTCTGGCATTACTCGTATGGATCATTGACATTAAAGGTTATAAAAACTGGAGCCGTTTCTTCGAATCGTTTGGAGTAAATCCGCTATTTATTTATGTATTGGCAGATATTCTGGCGATTACGCTGGCAGTCATTCCTATGACCTACCAAGGTGAAGCGACTTCTTTACATGGCTATATTTACAGCGCACTCCTACAACCTGTCTTCGGAGATAAAGGAGGCTCGCTTGTATTTGCCCTGCTTTTTGTCCTTCTCAACTGGGCAATAGGCTACATTCTATATAAAAAGAAAATATACATTAAGATATGA